A genomic stretch from Flavobacterium humidisoli includes:
- the cobC gene encoding alpha-ribazole phosphatase — protein sequence MEIYLVRHTETVCEKGICYGQSDVDIAVPFDEVFGKIISELPSEAIIFSSPLKRCVILAKHIQDNIKTISYREDERLKEMNFGDWELKSWNEIPSEELNPWMEDFVNIKVSNGESFVELHERVGDFLVNEISKINQPIVIVAHAGIIRSILCHQNSLPLKEAFNNKVDFGEVIKIDF from the coding sequence ATGGAAATTTATCTAGTCCGTCATACCGAAACAGTATGCGAAAAAGGAATCTGTTACGGACAATCAGACGTCGATATTGCAGTACCATTTGATGAAGTTTTCGGCAAAATCATTTCTGAACTTCCTTCTGAAGCAATAATATTTTCTAGCCCACTTAAGCGCTGTGTTATTTTAGCAAAACATATTCAAGATAACATCAAAACCATTTCTTATCGCGAAGATGAACGTTTAAAAGAAATGAATTTTGGTGATTGGGAATTGAAAAGCTGGAACGAAATTCCGTCTGAAGAACTCAATCCGTGGATGGAAGATTTTGTAAATATCAAAGTTTCAAATGGAGAATCTTTTGTAGAATTACATGAAAGAGTTGGTGATTTTTTAGTTAATGAAATTTCAAAAATAAATCAGCCAATTGTTATTGTTGCCCATGCAGGAATTATAAGAAGTATTTTGTGTCATCAGAATTCACTTCCATTAAAAGAAGCTTTTAATAATAAAGTTGATTTCGGAGAAGTTATAAAAATCGATTTTTAG
- a CDS encoding adenosylcobinamide-GDP ribazoletransferase, whose translation MKKELHIFFTCLMFYTRIPCPKNITHHPDYLNKATRYFPFIGWIVGSISFIAYSLFAQFLYTETAVILAIITSILTTGAFHEDGFADVCDGFGGGWTKEKILMIMKDSAIGAYGAIGLVLLFLLKFRLLSESILLFQVYDSMAVFKIFLLFISAHSLSRLAAISIIFTHEYSREDASSKSKPIAKQYTWKEVFGSFFFGLIPLLVFSYFDWRFLLTIIPVFITRYFLARYFQKWIDGYTGDCLGATQQVCEVVFYLSILFLWKFI comes from the coding sequence ATGAAAAAAGAACTACATATTTTCTTCACCTGTTTAATGTTCTACACTAGAATTCCGTGTCCAAAAAACATTACTCATCATCCAGATTATCTAAATAAAGCCACAAGATATTTCCCATTTATTGGTTGGATTGTTGGGAGTATTTCTTTTATAGCTTATTCTCTATTTGCTCAATTTCTTTATACAGAAACAGCTGTTATATTGGCAATTATTACTTCTATATTAACAACCGGAGCCTTTCACGAAGACGGATTTGCCGATGTTTGTGATGGTTTTGGCGGAGGCTGGACGAAAGAAAAGATCTTAATGATTATGAAAGACAGCGCCATTGGTGCTTATGGAGCAATCGGATTGGTTTTGCTTTTTTTATTAAAATTCAGATTGCTTTCAGAATCTATTTTGTTATTTCAAGTTTATGATTCGATGGCAGTTTTTAAAATTTTTCTCTTATTTATTTCTGCTCATTCTTTGAGTCGTCTGGCGGCAATCAGTATTATTTTTACGCACGAATATTCACGTGAAGATGCTTCAAGCAAAAGTAAACCTATTGCAAAACAATATACTTGGAAAGAAGTTTTTGGCTCATTCTTTTTTGGTTTAATTCCGTTACTTGTATTCTCTTATTTTGATTGGAGATTTCTCCTGACCATAATCCCTGTTTTTATAACTCGATATTTTTTAGCCCGATATTTTCAGAAATGGATTGACGGTTATACAGGAGATTGTCTTGGCGCTACACAACAGGTTTGCGAAGTAGTATTTTACCTTAGTATTTTATTTTTATGGAAATTTATCTAG